One segment of Panicum virgatum strain AP13 chromosome 1K, P.virgatum_v5, whole genome shotgun sequence DNA contains the following:
- the LOC120696928 gene encoding uncharacterized protein LOC120696928, with protein MNEDCRLVEEIQMVDFFEMYKEEMRSQILVFIFDRDKCTEPDYEALEPLVVVPPDPAHEAAGSMHIEPTDPTAIAHEAAGSMHIGPTDPTAIADELEPDREPDMFDNPEEYVGVNDEGMYGSVSPAPRFAQPTDPNANSNANKSENTEFVNVETEVDDADPLEVNVLHDPDNPKIAKLELFPDINTFRKDIRHYAMKTGFEFAAGVKTYKTRFIAKCAAPGCSWRIHALTIFDKKTVQIKKLPADQLCATTKLLEGKMASQGWCADRLGECVKKNPRKGAKDAQEKLESDFGIKLKYSKA; from the exons atgaacgaGGATTGCAGACTAGTTGAAGAAATTCAGATGGTTGATTTCTTTGAAATGTATAAGGAGGAGATGAGGTCCCAGATTCTAGTTTTTATCTTTGATAGGGACAAATGCACTGAACCTGACTATGAAGCACTGGAGCCTCTAGTTGTGGTTCCTCCTGATCCTGCACATGAGGCAGCAGGCAGCATGCATATAGAGCCCACAGACCCTACTGCTATTGCTCATGAGGCAGCAGGCAGCATGCATATAGGCCCCACAGACCCCACTGCTATTGCTGATGAACTAGAGCCAGATAGGGAGCCTGACATGTTTGATAACCCTGAAGAGTATGTGGGAGTCAATGATGAGGGCATGTATGGTTCAGTGTCTCCTGCTCCTCGATTTGCACAGCCAACTGACCCCAATGCTAACAGTAATGCAAATAAATCAGAAAATACTGAATTTGTGAATGTTGAGACAGAGGTGGATGATGCTGATCCATTGGAGGTCAATGTACTGCATGACCCTGATAACCCAAAGATAGCCAAGTTGGAGTTGTTTCCTGATATCAATACATTCAGAAAAGATATAAGACATTATGCTATGAAGACTGGCTTTGAGTTTGCTGCTGGAGTGAAGACATACAAGACAAGATTCATAGCAAAGTGTGCTGCACCCGGATGTTCTTGGAGAATTCATGCATTAACTATTTTTGACAAGAAGACAGTACAG ATCAAAAAACTCCCTGCAGACCAACTATGTGCTACCACCAAGCTTCTTGAAGGCAAGATGGCCAGTCAGGGTTGGTGTGCAGACAGGCTTGGAGAGTGTGTGAAGAAGAACCCAAGAAAAGGAGCAAAGGATGCACAAGAGAAGCTGGAGAGTGACTTTGGTATAAAGCTAAAATACTCAAAGGCCTAG